In a genomic window of Deltaproteobacteria bacterium:
- a CDS encoding DUF2191 domain-containing protein yields the protein MKTTVDIHDELLARAKQHARNTGSPLRAVVEEGLRRVLASAESPRPYRLPDLSEGDPGVADPLEAYSWQDLRGLIYGEPESS from the coding sequence ATGAAGACGACTGTTGACATTCACGACGAGTTGCTGGCGCGCGCCAAGCAGCACGCGAGGAATACGGGGAGCCCGCTACGTGCGGTGGTGGAGGAAGGCCTGCGCCGCGTACTCGCGTCCGCCGAATCCCCGAGGCCATACCGGTTGCCCGACCTGAGCGAGGGAGATCCCGGCGTGGCGGATCCCCTTGAAGCGTACTCGTGGCAGGACCTGCGCGGCTTGATCTACGGGGAGCCCGAGTCGTCGTGA
- a CDS encoding ABC transporter substrate-binding protein: MFRTALSDVCQGPVLARVARERGFENVGLVYVDDPWGRGLAGAFEAAWDRPVKAVPVDRGQIGFLAALRESESGGAQALVVIAPEAAALTMVREAIDNGLYDNFVFGDAAKRLSLVRSLGGARLGNMYGTGPASAPESAASAAWEAAYVAEYGTLPVLAYVKETYDATVALALAAQAAGRVDGAAIRDRLRAVGGSPGTVVGAGPQGVAEALRILARGGEIDYEGASGGMDWDENGDLRRGHIGIWRFTEDERIEEVRAVAFEK; this comes from the coding sequence CTGTTTCGAACCGCGCTTTCCGACGTTTGCCAGGGACCCGTCCTCGCCCGTGTCGCACGCGAGCGGGGCTTTGAGAATGTCGGCCTAGTCTATGTCGACGACCCCTGGGGGCGGGGCCTTGCCGGCGCCTTCGAAGCGGCCTGGGACAGACCCGTCAAGGCCGTTCCGGTGGACCGCGGTCAGATCGGCTTTCTGGCCGCGCTGCGCGAGTCCGAGAGCGGAGGCGCACAGGCCCTTGTGGTGATCGCCCCGGAGGCGGCTGCCCTGACCATGGTCCGCGAGGCGATCGATAACGGCCTGTATGACAACTTCGTGTTCGGCGACGCCGCCAAGCGGTTGAGCCTCGTCCGATCGCTGGGCGGCGCTCGCCTCGGCAACATGTACGGCACCGGGCCGGCTTCGGCGCCGGAGAGCGCCGCGTCCGCAGCGTGGGAGGCGGCCTATGTCGCCGAGTACGGCACGTTACCGGTGCTCGCCTACGTCAAGGAAACCTATGACGCCACGGTTGCTCTGGCGCTTGCGGCGCAGGCTGCGGGCCGGGTGGACGGCGCCGCGATCCGCGACCGGTTGCGCGCGGTCGGTGGTTCGCCGGGCACGGTCGTCGGCGCGGGCCCGCAGGGCGTCGCCGAGGCGCTCCGCATCCTCGCCCGAGGCGGGGAGATCGACTATGAAGGCGCCTCCGGCGGCATGGACTGGGACGAGAACGGCGATCTGCGCCGCGGCCACATCGGCATCTGGCGCTTCACCGAGGACGAGCGGATCGAGGAGGTTCGAGCGGTGGCGTTCGAGAAATGA
- a CDS encoding ABC transporter substrate-binding protein yields the protein MIRNSCERAAFRACAIAMLLGAAGLLLAGAAAEPTTARADEPAALKIGSLMDLNSGSAEVYRDRQRAFELAIEHVNQGGGVFGLPVTFAVGDTTADPERAVATARRLVEIESVHAIVGPNASVNALPVAERVIGPAAIPPSASRPRRRS from the coding sequence ATGATCCGCAATTCCTGCGAACGGGCAGCGTTCCGAGCGTGTGCGATCGCGATGCTGCTGGGTGCGGCGGGCCTGTTGCTGGCCGGCGCGGCGGCGGAGCCGACGACGGCGCGGGCGGACGAGCCGGCCGCGCTCAAGATCGGATCACTGATGGACTTAAACAGCGGTTCGGCAGAGGTCTACAGGGACAGGCAGCGGGCGTTCGAACTCGCGATCGAGCATGTCAACCAAGGCGGCGGCGTGTTCGGCTTGCCCGTGACGTTTGCGGTCGGCGACACCACGGCGGACCCGGAGAGGGCGGTCGCGACGGCACGGCGTCTCGTCGAGATCGAGAGCGTGCACGCCATCGTCGGCCCCAACGCCAGCGTCAACGCGCTGCCGGTGGCTGAGCGGGTGATCGGTCCAGCCGCCATCCCACCGTCAGCTTCTCGGCCACGTCGCCGGAGCTGA